The following proteins are co-located in the Nitrospira sp. genome:
- a CDS encoding KamA family radical SAM protein encodes MEEWRRILAESIVKPKDLAERFGLDEKDIEAIVGPYPMRITPTVLGTIKEKGDAIWKQVVPEMAELADIDAEDDPLEEDLMSPVPHLVHRYPDRALLMVTNQCPIYCRFCTRKRLVGKPGFLKKGELDRAITYLREHREVRDVILSGGDPLLLPDYLLERVLKALRTIPHLELIRIGSRVPGTLPQRITPKLCEMVKKYHPIYMNLHFNHPDELTPEVKAACGMLADAGVPLGAQTVLLKGVNDDPEIMKRLVHQLLLARVKPYYLYQADLTKGTNHFRTTVETGLNIIKALQGHTSGMAVPHFVIDAPGGGGKIPLLPDDYLVHLDEDGAMLRNYEHKTFHYPQPKQGQGRELPMVGAHPGWGSCANGHEEA; translated from the coding sequence GTGGAAGAATGGAGACGCATCCTCGCCGAGAGCATCGTCAAGCCGAAAGACCTGGCCGAACGGTTTGGCCTGGACGAGAAAGACATCGAAGCGATCGTCGGTCCCTATCCGATGCGGATCACCCCGACCGTGCTCGGCACGATCAAAGAAAAAGGCGACGCGATCTGGAAACAAGTCGTCCCGGAAATGGCGGAGCTGGCCGATATCGATGCGGAGGACGACCCCCTCGAAGAAGATCTCATGAGCCCGGTGCCCCATCTAGTGCATCGCTATCCCGATCGCGCGCTCTTAATGGTCACCAACCAATGCCCCATCTACTGCCGCTTCTGCACCCGCAAACGGCTCGTCGGGAAACCGGGGTTTCTCAAGAAGGGCGAACTGGACCGGGCCATTACCTATTTACGCGAGCACCGGGAAGTGCGGGATGTGATCCTGTCGGGCGGCGACCCGTTATTGCTCCCCGACTACTTGCTCGAACGGGTGCTCAAAGCGCTCCGGACGATTCCCCACTTGGAACTGATTCGGATCGGCTCGCGGGTGCCCGGCACGTTGCCGCAACGAATCACGCCGAAGCTCTGCGAGATGGTCAAGAAATACCATCCCATTTATATGAATCTGCACTTCAACCACCCGGACGAACTGACGCCCGAGGTCAAAGCCGCCTGCGGCATGCTGGCCGACGCGGGCGTGCCGCTCGGCGCGCAAACCGTGCTCTTAAAGGGCGTGAACGACGATCCCGAGATCATGAAACGCCTCGTTCACCAGCTGCTGCTCGCCCGAGTGAAACCCTACTACCTCTATCAGGCGGATCTGACCAAGGGCACCAACCATTTCCGCACCACGGTCGAGACCGGGCTGAATATTATCAAGGCCCTTCAAGGCCATACCAGCGGCATGGCAGTCCCGCATTTTGTGATCGATGCCCCCGGCGGAGGCGGAAAAATTCCCCTCCTCCCCGACGACTACCTGGTCCACCTCGACGAAGACGGGGCCATGCTCAGAAATTACGAACACAAAACGTTCCACTACCCCCAACCCAAACAGGGCCAGGGCCGCGAGCTGCCGATGGTGGGCGCGCACCCGGGATGGGGATCGT
- a CDS encoding glutathione S-transferase N-terminal domain-containing protein, with protein MALTLYHVDWCPDCEVVRDKLAELGVAYDEVIVPDARPMRKQVYAVSGQYFVPVLTDGETVLTETHDILSHLDTHYAKTSP; from the coding sequence ATGGCTCTGACGCTGTATCACGTCGATTGGTGTCCGGACTGCGAAGTCGTCCGCGATAAACTCGCGGAACTGGGTGTTGCCTATGACGAGGTGATCGTGCCGGATGCCAGGCCGATGCGGAAGCAGGTCTATGCCGTGTCCGGACAATACTTCGTGCCGGTCCTGACAGACGGCGAGACGGTCCTGACCGAAACACACGATATTCTGTCCCACCTCGATACACACTATGCCAAGACCTCTCCATAG
- a CDS encoding phosphatidylglycerol lysyltransferase domain-containing protein produces the protein MTPVQMECHSQVTLLPLLPQMVPGAVCAQCDVCCRFPESDSFLRPYFTRDEIRAAVSLGLSPALFDDPAGSQIALVKDPAGEGYHCPAFDAGRAQCGIYQQRPLDCQLYPLALMWSEAGDQILLGWDTKCPFMREAVPNEIRLHGERVQQLLGQEPALRVLEAHPRLIGRYQDDVVVLAPLPDVTRRVRAQQPDRRLQPLRLADASTLAAALHESEMLGQAALAARAFPYHYVWTTTLPYWWMEQKGVFWLFAQSPDGWFMPLPPFGPGSFEGAVREGLALLREWNGASPVSRIENLTDGQKNGLDARAYRFSSKSPDYLYRAEALANLAGDRYKSQRALCNRVEREQPVTFESYRPGDHQEGCRSLYRQWVAQKQAGRLDQMGQWLLEDAEAAHEIAWALGERIGLAGTVARVGDQIAGYTFGYWLTPATFAVLFEVADRSVPGLAQALFRQTCRTALRNGATWINAMDDAGLPGLQAAKMAYHPAAMVNSWIAMAR, from the coding sequence ATGACGCCTGTCCAGATGGAGTGCCACTCCCAGGTGACGCTGTTGCCGCTTCTGCCGCAGATGGTTCCCGGTGCGGTCTGTGCGCAATGTGATGTCTGTTGCCGTTTTCCTGAGTCCGACAGCTTTCTCCGCCCCTATTTTACCCGTGACGAAATACGCGCGGCGGTTTCCCTCGGCCTATCCCCCGCCTTGTTCGACGATCCTGCCGGATCGCAGATTGCGCTGGTAAAGGATCCCGCCGGAGAGGGCTATCACTGCCCGGCCTTCGATGCCGGCCGCGCTCAATGCGGGATCTATCAACAGCGGCCGTTGGATTGCCAGCTGTATCCGCTGGCGCTCATGTGGAGCGAGGCCGGGGATCAGATTCTTTTAGGCTGGGATACGAAATGCCCGTTTATGCGGGAGGCTGTTCCGAACGAGATTCGTCTGCACGGGGAACGGGTTCAGCAACTTCTTGGGCAGGAACCTGCGCTTCGGGTTCTCGAGGCCCATCCCCGCCTGATCGGCCGGTATCAGGATGATGTGGTGGTTCTGGCCCCGTTGCCGGATGTCACTCGGCGGGTACGGGCGCAGCAACCGGACCGGCGGCTGCAGCCTCTGCGTCTTGCCGATGCCTCAACGCTGGCAGCTGCGCTGCACGAGTCCGAAATGCTTGGCCAAGCGGCTCTAGCGGCCCGGGCCTTTCCCTATCACTATGTCTGGACCACGACGCTGCCCTATTGGTGGATGGAGCAGAAGGGGGTATTCTGGCTGTTTGCCCAGTCTCCGGATGGGTGGTTTATGCCGCTGCCTCCCTTCGGGCCAGGCTCATTCGAGGGGGCCGTTCGCGAGGGGTTGGCGTTGCTGCGGGAGTGGAATGGCGCATCCCCCGTCAGCCGGATCGAGAATTTGACGGACGGCCAAAAGAACGGACTCGATGCGCGCGCCTACCGCTTTTCGAGCAAGAGCCCCGATTATCTGTATCGCGCGGAGGCCTTGGCGAACTTGGCCGGAGACCGGTACAAATCCCAGCGCGCCCTCTGTAATCGCGTGGAGCGTGAGCAGCCGGTGACGTTCGAATCCTATCGCCCCGGCGACCATCAGGAGGGCTGCCGGTCGTTGTACCGGCAGTGGGTGGCGCAAAAACAAGCGGGCCGGCTCGACCAGATGGGGCAGTGGCTCCTGGAGGATGCCGAAGCGGCGCATGAGATCGCCTGGGCGCTGGGCGAACGGATCGGCTTGGCGGGAACCGTCGCGCGGGTCGGCGATCAGATTGCGGGGTACACGTTCGGGTATTGGCTGACGCCCGCGACGTTTGCCGTGCTGTTCGAGGTGGCGGATCGTTCGGTGCCGGGGCTCGCGCAGGCGCTGTTTCGGCAGACCTGCCGGACCGCGTTGCGCAACGGCGCCACATGGATCAATGCGATGGACGATGCCGGCTTGCCCGGCTTGCAGGCGGCCAAGATGGCCTACCATCCGGCCGCGATGGTGAATAGTTGGATTGCGATGGCACGCTGA